The Nitrospiraceae bacterium sequence GAACAGTACGATGGTCCCGGCTGGTACCACTGATGCCGAAGATTGTCTGGGGTTAGGAATGGGTCTCTGAATGAAAGTCCATTAATCGTTGTTTAAGCAAACCGACATGATTTTTATTGATTTTGATACTAGGAGAAGGTGAAAAATGTTGTCAAGGTTTATGCTTGCTCCCTTCTTCGGATGTCTCTGAAAATAGCGCATGCGTAAGATGTTGCCTTTACAAGGAATCCTATCATGAATATAATCGGGCACCTTGATCCCAACATGATGATTGTCTCCTCATTTCTCAGGCTTCCCCCCATTATCACCAGCATCTCTAAGGTTTAACCGTTGGGGACCAAATTGAAGGGGCAATTCTGCTGTCCCGCTGACTGTACAAACTTTCTGTGATACACCCTTCTTGTTTCTTCCATCGTTTTAGAGATGCCCCATGGATCTAGTGTTGCCTGGGTCGCTGGGTCTTGGGCAAAAGATGAAGCGTTTCGGAATTTCTCCCTTTCCATCAGGCAGCCTGTTTCTCCTTGTCGGCCTTCTTGTATTAGGAACCCTTTCGTTTGACAGGCCGGTGTGGGCCCAATCTTCCCAATCCCACATTGAGGCCATTGAAATTGAAGGAAACCAGCATATCGAAGACCTGGCCATTTTAGGGAAATTATCCATTAAACCAGGAGATTCATTTACCCAAGAGTCCATTCGGGAACAAATTCAGCTCATATATGGGATGGGGTTTTTTGAAGAAGTTGAAGTCTCAACCGAAGTCAGGGCCAATGGAGTCCTCGTGGTTTTTCGTGTGAAGGAAAAGCCGTTTACGATCGAAGTAGTGTTTGATGGAAATGACGAGTTGTCAGACGACAAGCTAAACGAAAAAAATACCATTAAAAACCAGGTCTTTTTGGATAAAGAACAGGTAAAGGTTTCAGTAGAAAATTTTCGATCGTTATATCACGACAAGGGCTTTTATCATGCGCAAATTATTCCTATCACGGATATGGTCGAGAACAATCAAGTACGATTGACTTTTTATATCGAAGAGGGGAGCCAGGCCCATATTCGCACGATCGTGTTTGAGGGCCGTAATGTCGTTCAGAAGAAGGAATTGATCTCCTTTATGGCCAATCGGGAGTATTCCTGGCCCTGGTCAATTTTTTCGGATGCCGGCATTCTCCATCGGGATGAGCTTCCGAATGATGTCGAACGGATTAAGGAGGTGTATCTCAATAAAGGCTATCTAGATGTCCAGGTCGGGATGCCTCGAATGGATTTGGATGAGAAGAAGGAATGGTTTACCCTGGTATTCCCGATTGTCGAGGGAGAGCCGTATGTGGTGAGCCAAATCGAGTATACCGGAAACACACTCTTTTCTGATGCTGAATTGCGGGAAGGACTGATCATTGAACCTGGAGAAGTGTTTCAGCGTGCAAAAATCCGGGATGAGATTACCCGGTTGACGGATTTATATGGCAGTCGTGGTTATGCGTTTGCCGAGGCCAATCCTTCGGTAGAGCCTGATCCGCCCTCGCGGAGCACTCGTATTGGCTTTTCCATTGAGGAAGGAGAAATGGTCAGGATTCGAGATATCCGGATTACCGGGAATAATAAGACGCGAGACAATGTGATTCGGCGTGAATTAAGGGTGGATGAACGGGATATGATCGATTCCCCGGCCATAAAACGAAGTTTCGAACGTCTTAATAACTTGAATTTTTTTGAAACCGTGGAGATTCTTCCCAAACAAATTGCTCCGGGTGAGGTCGATTTAGATGTCAAAGTCAAGGAAAAACCGACTGGCTCCTTCAGCATTGGCGGGGGGTTCAGTACGTTGGACCAATTTACGTTAATTGCAGACATTACCGAAGGAAATTTATTCGGTCGAGGATATTTGGCCAGGATTCGCGGTCAGGTAGGAGGACGGCGTACTCTGGGAACTATTACCTTTCGAAATCCGGCTATTTTTGATACCTTAACCTCCGGCCAGGCAGATTTGTTCAGCTCGCGAACCAATTATCTGACCTATCTTGAAAAAAAGCAGGGTGCGAACTTGACGTTTGGTCGGGGTTTTTCTGAATTCCTGACCGGAACCTTTACCCTTGTAGCTGAAAAAATCAGAATTACTGATGTGGATTCCAATGCCAACACTCTCATTCAAAATCAGGAAGGCACCCAATCTACGACCGGGTTCCGTGCCTCCTTATTCAGGGATTCGCGTGATTATTATTTAGACCCCCGGCGTGGAACCCGAGTCGGTGTCATCACGAGTTTTGGAACGGATGCCCTTGGGGGGACAAATAATTTTTATAGTGTGTCGTTGGATGCCCTGAAATTTACCCCCTTGCCGTTTTGGGATTTTCGGCATTCCATTCGTGGACGGTTCGGATACGGAGACGGATTTAATGGGTCGGAATTTCCCATTCCGGAGTTCTTTTACGTGGGAGGCATTAACACTGTGCGGGGATTTAAATATGGTCGTGCCGGTCCCGTGACCTCTAGTAACGATCCTGAAGGGGGCAACAAACAAATCATTATTAATAATGATTTAATTTTTCCACTGTTACCAGATGCCAAGTTGAACGGCGTCCTTTTTTTCGACTATGGAAAGGGGTTTTCCCAGGATAAAAATTTAAGTCTTGATCTTCGAATGGCTGCAGGCATGGAAGTGAGGTGGATTTCCCCCTTTGGGCCTCTTCGGGCGGCGTATGGCCGTCCTATAGACGGACCAAAGGATGATAGAAAGTGGGTATTTGAGTTTTCCGTGGGGTCGGTTTTTTAGATGGGAATTGCAAGAAGACCCCCGTGATGGCGATGGGGAGGCGAGAACATATAATGAGGAAGACAGGAGTTGGGGGTATTGGCGCGTGGATGACTTTGGGAAGTCTGGTCCTGAGTTTTGCCTGGGGCTGCACGGCTATAGGGCCAAACCATCCATCGGATCTTCCGGTCGGTGTCGTTGATCCTCAGCGGATATTGGCTGAAACGGTCAAGGGAAAACGGCTGTCGGATGTGCTGAATGCTTTCATGAAGGATCGGCAGACACTTGTGGAACTGGAGCAAAAGGAATTACGTAAGTTGGAAAGTGAATTGATGGCCCAAAGTACGGTGTTGAGTCAGGAGGCCAGAGACCGGAAGGAAGAACAGTTCAGGGAAAAAATGGCCGGGTATCAACAAAAAGTAGCCGATTTAAACAGAGAAGTTCAAGAAAAACAACGAGAATTGCAAAACGAGTTTCGTCTCCACGTGCAAAAGGTGGTAGCGGAAGTTGCCGGTCAACGTGGCCTGGGCCTGGTCTTAGAATTCGGAGTGAATTCAGGCACGTTGTTTTATCAAGCCGGGCTGGATATTTCTACTGAGGTTATTCAGGCCCTGGATCGGGAGAGCGGGGAAATTCATACCCCCTAGTCCAAAGGGTGGCAGAGAAACATTGAGAGAAAGGGGTCAGTATGGCTGAAAGCGAGTTAGATATTCTCCAGATTCAGGCATTACTTCCGCACAGGTATCCCTTCTTATTAGTGGATCGGATTCTTGAATGCCATGATGCGACGCGGATTGTGGGCATTAAAAATGTCACGACCAATGAACCGTTTTTTCAAGGGCATTTTCCAGGGTACCCTATTATGCCTGGTGTGTTACTTCTAGAGGTCATGGCACAAGTGGGGGGAGTATTGGCCAGAAAAACGGCGTTAGGAACGGGGCGCCCGACCGTTTTTCTCACCGGAATTGAAAAAGCCAAGTTTCGTCGACCGGTCGTTCCCGGCGATCAATTGCGGGTTGAGGTCGAGGTGATCCGGAGAAAAGATCCATTTTGGAAGATGGCCGGGAAGATCCTGGTCGAATCCTCTTTAGTCTGCGAAGCCGAAATGACCGCCATGGTCAAAGTCGAAGGAAGTGAAGCCTAGCTGCAGGTAACAGGGGTGTTGCGCGAAGTCTGGTTTTGAATTCATATTCAACGCAAAAAAAGTGAGAATTTGATGAATATTCATCCCACAGCAATTGTCCATCCCAAAGCTACGATAGGTGAAGATGTCATAATCGGGCCCTATTGCGTCGTGGGTGAGCATGTCACGATTGGAGATCAAACCGAATTAGTCGCTCATGTATGTATTGAGGGGCATACGGACATCGGCCGGCGTTGCCGGTTTTTTCCGTTTGTGTCAATTGGTACCCCTCCGCAACATTTGCAATATAAAGATGAGCCCACCAGAGTCTGTATCGGGGATCATAATATTATTCGTGAGAATGTAACGATTAATCGAGGGACAGCTTTTGGTAGCGGAGTGACCAGAATCGGGCACCATAATTTTTTTATGGCCTATACACATGTGGCTCATGATTGTGAACTGGGTAATTATATTGTGATGGCTAATGCGGCAAACTTAGCCGGCCATGTCTCAGTGGGAAATTCTGTCGTGATCGGAGGCTTGGTCGGGGTCCACCAATATGTACGGATTGGTGAATATGCGATGGTGGGAGGGTGTTCCGCCCTAGGTCGGGATGTCCCGCCGTTTGTTCGTGCGGCAGGAGGCTATCGTGCACAAATGTTTGGGCTGAATACGATCGCCTTGCGACGCCATGGGTTTTCCGGAGCACGCATGAATACCTTGAAGGCTGCATTTGAACTCTTATTCCGACAGGGACATCGTCTGCAAGAAGCCATTAAGCTGGCTCGTAACGAGTACGGTGAAAGCACAGACGTTATGACGTTACTCACCTTTTTGGAAAGTACCAGTCGTGGGATCTGCCAAGTGTCTTCTCGGGAGTTGGATGATGAAGAGGAGTAAGGCTGCGGTTGATGCGGCGCGCAGGGTATGATTTCTCCTGAACAAGATGAGCGGATCGGGCTGATTGCGGGTAACGGTCGTTTTCCGATTATTTTTGCGGATAATGTCCGCCGGTTAGGGTTTTCGGTTTCCGCCATCGCGCACGTGGGTGAAACTCTTCCGGAACTTGAATCCCATGTTGATCGCATTCATTGGCTCAAGGTCGGGCAGTTTAGTAAGGCCTTGGCGGCATTAAAGGGTGATGGTATCCGCCAGGCTGTCATGTTGGGTGGCATCCACAAAACGCATGTCTTTACGGCACTTCGGCCGGACCTCAGAGCCTTGGCGATTTTTAGCCGTTTGAAACACTGGAAGGACGATGCGATCCTCAGAGCAGTGGCTGGAGAATTGGAGCGGGAAGGGATTCAGATTCGAGAGTCCACGTTTGGCCTTGAAGGTATTCTGGCGAAAGAGGGCAATCTCGCCTACAGGAAACCAACGAGCAAAGAGTGGGACGATATTCAATTTGGTTGGGATACCCTGGAAACCCTGGGAAAGTTAGATATCGGGCAATGTGTCGTGGTGAAAAATCGGGTGATTGTCGCCGTTGAAGCCGTTGAGGGAACGGATGGGACCATTACTCGTGGGGGGACGCTTGGTGGCAAGGGAACGGTGGTGGTCAAACGCACGAAACCGCACCAGGATCTTCGGTTTGATTTGCCGGCTGTTGGTCCCCAAACCATTCAATCCATGGTCGCGGTTAAGGCTTCAGTTCTCGCGATTGAAGCCGGGCGCACCGTTGTTCTTGATCGTGAAGAAATGTGTGCGAACGCCAGATCAGCAGGAATCGCGATCGTTGGAATCGCTCCAACAGGCCTTCTCCAGCATGCCGCGTCTTCTGATGCTCCACCACAATAAGGGGACGGGTTCCCCATCGTGGTGCTTTGTGTGGTGTCACTGGAACCGCTGTCTCCGTTCTCCCATTCAACGACGACCGATCCCTACATGACGCAATCCTTACGAGTTGGGGTGATTGGTGTTGGTCATTTGGGCCGACATCATGCTCGCATTTATAAAACCCTGCCTTCCGTGATCCTAGTGGGGGTCTCTGATACCGATCCCTCACGGGGGCATCTGGTGGCGGATGAATGTGGAGTATCATATTTCCAGGATTTGGATGAACTGCTGTCATTGGTCGATGCGGTGAGTGTGGCGGTCCCGACCTCGGCGCATGGGGTTGTGGTCACGACCTGTTTGCAGCGCGGGTGCCATGTTCTCGTTGAAAAGCCAATTGCCAGCCATGTATGGGAAGGTGAGCAGTTAGTCGAACTGGCGAAAGTCGGGGGAACCATACTGCAGGTTGGCCATATTGAACGGTTCAATCCGATCGTAGAGGTGATGCGCCCTCTCGTGAATCAGCCTGGCTTTATTGAATGTCACCGTCTAAGTCCTTTTCAGCCTCGAGGGACTGATGTCGATGTGGTCCGGGATCTTATGATTCATGATTTGGATCTGTTGTTATCCCTAGGTCTGGGCCCTATCCTGCAGGTGGAAGCGAGAGGGATGCCGGTTTTTACCGATCTGCCCGATATTGCCAATGTGCGAATTCTCTTTGAAAGCGGGTGTTTGGCGAATTTGACTGCAAGCCGCATCTCGACGGGACGCCTGCGAAAGATCAGAGTCTATCAACGGGATCGCTATCTCTCGGTTGATTTTGGTGGAAAAGAGGCTGTGATGAACACCAGGAGAAGCTTGGAAGGTGGAACCTTTGAAGTGGAATCACAACATATCAAGGGTGATGAAGGGGATGCCCTGACTCGTGAATTGGGCTGCTTCATTCAATCCATTCTGGGGAATCCGTCCGCCCGAGGTGTCTCAGGAGACGAAGGGGTGGAAGCCCTGCGAGTCGCAAGCCAAGTGGTCTCGCTCATTCAACAACATGCCGGGCACTCGCCACGGTAATCCGCATCAGGGCGGGCTATTTGCCATGAGCGGTCTGTTAGAGTCCCGATGCCAAAAATTTTCTTAGTGACCGGTGAAACATCTGGCGATATTCATGGAGCGCATTTAGCCCTGGCGCTTCGGGAACTGAATCCCGCTGTGGAATTAATCGGTGTGGGTGGCAGTCGGATGTTGGCAGCCGGGGTCACACTTCTTCCGCATGTCAAACGGGTCGATGCTATGGGCGTTCCCGGGATCCGGCAGCTCATACAGGGATGGAAGACCCTACGAACGCTAACCGCTTACCTCCAACATGAACGCTTTGATGCCATCATTCTCATCGACAGTCCGGGATTGAATCTTCGACTGGCCAAGGCTCTCGCAGACCGGTCACGCAAAATGATCTATTACATTGCCCCTCAGGTGTGGGCGTGGGGAAGCCGTCGTTTAACACTCATTCGAAGAGTGATCAGTCATGTATTAGCGATTCTTCCATTCGAAGAGGCCTATTTCCAAAAAGCCGGCATTTCCTGCACCTATGTTGGCCATCCATTATTGGATGAACTAAAGCCTGCCTACGATATTGTGCGTGAGCGTCAGGAATTAGGATTAAAGAGAGAGGACCTGGTGATCGGTCTGCTGCCCGGGAGTCGTGTCCGGGAAGTCCGGGAGGTGTTGCCGGCCTTCTTGAGTTCCGTTGAACAGATACGGACCCAACACCCTCAAATTCAGGTCATTCTTGCCCAGGCGCCTTCCCTCTCCGATTCGATGGTGAACGAGCTTCTTGGGCAGGTTAAGCAACAGGTCAAGGTGGTCAAAGGTCTGTCCAATGAGGTGATGGCGGCCTCAAATCTTTTACTGGTGACCTCTGGAACAGCGACGTTGCAAGCGGCACTGATTGGAACGCCGATGGTCGTGGTCTATCGAACATCCCCCTTGACCTATCATATTGCCAAACGTCTGGTTAAAATTCCCTATATTAGTCTAGTGAATATTTTAGCCGGTCAAGAAATTGTCCCGGAGCTGATTCAGGACCGTATGACCCCGGACCGTATTGCCCACGAGGCCTTGGATATCTTGCAAGACGTTCGCCGCCAACACGATATGATCCAGGCTTTCCAGTCCATCCGGACTGCTCTGGGGGGGGCGGGAGCGTCGAAACGGGCTGCAGAATTTATTCTCGCCGAGGCGACCGTATGAAGACCTTCTGGCGAATCGTGTCATATCTGAAGGGGTACCGCCTGCGGTTGCTTGGCGCGTTTGTCTGTTCTGCCGGAGTGGCAGGATTATCAGCGGTCTATGCGTGGCTTGTCCAACCGGTTCTGGATGGAATTTTTATTGAACGCAATCAAGAGATGTTGCTCATTCTTCCATTGGCTGTTCTGGGTGTTGCGATTCTAAAAGCCTCCTTTGCCTATGGACAGGGGTATCTCATGAGTTATGTGGGCCATTGGCTGGTGTCCGATATTCGCCAACAATTGTTTATTCATATCGTGCGCCTGCCTATTCGTTTTCACGATGCGAATACGTCAGGACGGTTGATGGCCAGGGTAATTAGCGATGTCAACGAAATGGCGAATGCCATTCCCAGTGTGTTGAAGGATATCTTTCAACAGGGGCTGACGTTTGTGGCAATGCTGTCCGTGGTCTTTTATCAAAATTGGAAACTCGCGACAATTGTGCTGGTTGTATTACCCTTCTCCTCATTGGTGTTGGTCCGGGTCGGCCGACGGATTCGTAAGCTTTCCAAGCGTGGCCAGGAATCCATTGGGAAAATGGCTTCCGTCTTAAAAGAAGCCTTTTCTGGTATCAAGATCGTGAAGGCTTACGGTCAGGAAGAAAAGGAGGCCGACCGATTCTCGCTGACCAATCAAGCCTTTCGGACCGCAAAAGTGAAGTCATCTCAAACCTCAGCCATGGCCTCTCCGCTTCTTGAAGTCATTGGCGTCTGCGGTGTGGCCTTTATTATCTGGTATGGGGGAGGATTAGTCATTGCCGGAGAGATGAAGCCGGGAGAGTTCTTTTCCTTTCTGGCTGCTATGTTCATGGCGTATGCCCCCCTCCGGAAAATGTCCGGAGCCAATGAGTCCGTTCAGCGCGCGCTTGCGGGCGCTCAGCGAGTGTTTCAGGTCCTTGACCTGGAAAGTGAATTAGCGAAAGACGAAGGTAAGAAAATTCTGCCACCCATGGCGAAAAATTTGGAATTTTCCGGTGTCAACTTCAGGTATGAGGGCTCTGACGAGGTGGCCTTGCACGAGATCAATCTCACGATCAATGTGGGGGAGGTGGTGGCCTTTGTCGGAGCCAGTGGTAGTGGAAAAACCACGCTCGTGAGTTTGGTCCCACGGTTCTACCGTCCGACGGAAGGAGCCGTGAAAATTGATGGTGAAGATATTCGCCTGGTTGATCGATCGTCTCTGAGACGGCAGATTGGCATCGTGTCTCAAGAAACCGTGTTATTTGATGATACGATCAGAAATAATATCGCCTATGGCCGTCTGGATGCGAGTGAGGAGGCGGTCATTGAGGCAGCTCGCGCCGCCTTTGCATGGGAATTTATTGAGCGGCTCCCTCAGGGCCTGGATACGCTGGTTGGTGAGAATGGACTACGATTATCAGGTGGACAGCGTCAACGACTCGCGATTGCCAGGGCAATTTTGCGGGATCCCCCGATTCTGATTCTGGATGAGGCGACGTCCGCTCTGGATTCGGAATCCGAAAAGCTGGTGCAGAAAGCTCTGGCAAATCTGGTAAAAGCCAGAACGACCTTGATCATTGCCCACCGATTGTCCACGGTACAACATGCCGATCGTATCGTGGTGATGAATCGTGGGAAAATTGAAGAAATCGGCACTCATGCCACCTTGCTTCAACAGGGTGGCCTCTATACCCGATTGTATCAAACGCAATTTTTACTGGCTCAACCCGAACCGTTACCGACGACCTCCTGAATTGAAGAGCGCCGTTCCTATGTTGAATTGGATCAAACTGTCCGTCGCTCCGCCATTGGCCGCACATCTGATTCGCCTTTTGGGGCATACGATGCGTCTATCCACCGTCGGTGGGGAAGCCGTGGATGAGTTGTATCGCCAAGGCCGACAGATCATTATTGCCTTTTGGCATGGCCGTCAGTTGATGATGCCCTTGGCCTACCGTGGGCGACAGGCCTCAATTTTGATTAGTCAGCATCGGGATGGGGAAATTATCGCGCGAATTATGGGATATTTTGGATTTCAGTCCATTCGCGGGTCGAGCACACGCGGGGGACTTCGAGCTACCAGGCAATTGTTGAAGGCCGGAAGGAATGGCGGGGATCTGGTTGTGACGCCCGATGGCCCGAAGGGACCAGCCTGCACGGTACAATCGGGAGTGATTTACCTGGCAAAGGCGACAGGATTGCCCATAATCCCTCTCACCTTTGCCTGCTCAAAAAAAAAGTCTTTACGAGTTGGGATCGTTTCCAGATTCCCTATCCCGGTGGGGTCGGGTTGTTTGTGTGGGGCCCACCCATCTGGGTAAGCCAGGATCTTTCCAACGAGCAGCTATCCGGTCCAGGGTTGGAGCTGGAAAATTCCTTGAACCGGCTCACGGCTCAAGCGGAATTGGCTGTTCAGGATTCCGACCCGGTTGAATCATTTCTTCGCCGAATGTCTTCCCAGAATCCGATCGATATAAATGAGACCCTCGACGGGTAACCGACTCATGTATTATGTGATGTACAATGTGCTGCTGGTATTGTCCTTTCCCATTATCATCGGACTCCTGCTGACAAAAAAACGCAGTCAACGCGGCCTTTGGTGCCGGCTTGGGGCGGTGCCTGTCGAATTGCGGAATCTGCAAAAACCGGTCATCTGGATCCATGCGGTTTCTCTGGGGGAGGTAGCGACGATTGTTCCGCTCCTCCAGGCGATGAAACAGCGGTATCCTCAGTGGCCGTTGGTCGTGTCCACGGTGACGGAGACCGGTCGGGAAGTCGTGATCAAGCGTTTGGCGGGTGTGGCTGTCCATTGTTATGCTCCCGTTGATTTTTGGTGGGCGGTTAACCGGTATATCCGCATACTTCAGCCCCGCCTCTTTATCTTGGTCGAATCAGAATTCTGGCCCAATCTGCTGAAAAATCTTCAACGGCATCGGGTACCGGTCTGTCTTGTCAACGGGAGAATTTCTTCACGATCCTTTGCCAGATATCGCTGGGCTAGAGGCATAATGAAGCAGGTGTTGAGTTGTCTTGATCTGGCCTTGATGCAATCCGAACGCGATGCTGAGCGCATCGGCCGGTTAGGGGCCGAGCTAACTGCTATTCATGTCACCGGGAATATGAAGTTTGATCAAGGGCTTGAGCAAGGACAGGCTGCCGATGCCCATGTTTCTTTCAGGGCCCTCTTTGCGTGCCAGGGTGCTGAGGTACTCATTGTGGCTGGGAGTACGCACCCGCAGGA is a genomic window containing:
- a CDS encoding OmpH family outer membrane protein — translated: MRKTGVGGIGAWMTLGSLVLSFAWGCTAIGPNHPSDLPVGVVDPQRILAETVKGKRLSDVLNAFMKDRQTLVELEQKELRKLESELMAQSTVLSQEARDRKEEQFREKMAGYQQKVADLNREVQEKQRELQNEFRLHVQKVVAEVAGQRGLGLVLEFGVNSGTLFYQAGLDISTEVIQALDRESGEIHTP
- the bamA gene encoding outer membrane protein assembly factor BamA; this translates as MKRFGISPFPSGSLFLLVGLLVLGTLSFDRPVWAQSSQSHIEAIEIEGNQHIEDLAILGKLSIKPGDSFTQESIREQIQLIYGMGFFEEVEVSTEVRANGVLVVFRVKEKPFTIEVVFDGNDELSDDKLNEKNTIKNQVFLDKEQVKVSVENFRSLYHDKGFYHAQIIPITDMVENNQVRLTFYIEEGSQAHIRTIVFEGRNVVQKKELISFMANREYSWPWSIFSDAGILHRDELPNDVERIKEVYLNKGYLDVQVGMPRMDLDEKKEWFTLVFPIVEGEPYVVSQIEYTGNTLFSDAELREGLIIEPGEVFQRAKIRDEITRLTDLYGSRGYAFAEANPSVEPDPPSRSTRIGFSIEEGEMVRIRDIRITGNNKTRDNVIRRELRVDERDMIDSPAIKRSFERLNNLNFFETVEILPKQIAPGEVDLDVKVKEKPTGSFSIGGGFSTLDQFTLIADITEGNLFGRGYLARIRGQVGGRRTLGTITFRNPAIFDTLTSGQADLFSSRTNYLTYLEKKQGANLTFGRGFSEFLTGTFTLVAEKIRITDVDSNANTLIQNQEGTQSTTGFRASLFRDSRDYYLDPRRGTRVGVITSFGTDALGGTNNFYSVSLDALKFTPLPFWDFRHSIRGRFGYGDGFNGSEFPIPEFFYVGGINTVRGFKYGRAGPVTSSNDPEGGNKQIIINNDLIFPLLPDAKLNGVLFFDYGKGFSQDKNLSLDLRMAAGMEVRWISPFGPLRAAYGRPIDGPKDDRKWVFEFSVGSVF
- a CDS encoding 3-deoxy-D-manno-octulosonic acid transferase; this encodes MYYVMYNVLLVLSFPIIIGLLLTKKRSQRGLWCRLGAVPVELRNLQKPVIWIHAVSLGEVATIVPLLQAMKQRYPQWPLVVSTVTETGREVVIKRLAGVAVHCYAPVDFWWAVNRYIRILQPRLFILVESEFWPNLLKNLQRHRVPVCLVNGRISSRSFARYRWARGIMKQVLSCLDLALMQSERDAERIGRLGAELTAIHVTGNMKFDQGLEQGQAADAHVSFRALFACQGAEVLIVAGSTHPQEEEYILDAYRMVIAQHPQAVLVMAPRHIERAAALEQVIQQHGFACVRRSRLGQNAGDQTFQKGPRVIVLDTRGELAFVYREAWVTFVGGTLVPVGGHNLLEPAQWGRPVLFGPHVDHCRDIAGRLLGAGGGLQIQNQENLAFQLIRLIAHPSAAEEMGQRALEMVRTHRGVVTRNLQWIDQFLDKDHSAFFSLSAKGSSARKSQEVLR
- a CDS encoding lysophospholipid acyltransferase family protein → MLNWIKLSVAPPLAAHLIRLLGHTMRLSTVGGEAVDELYRQGRQIIIAFWHGRQLMMPLAYRGRQASILISQHRDGEIIARIMGYFGFQSIRGSSTRGGLRATRQLLKAGRNGGDLVVTPDGPKGPACTVQSGVIYLAKATGLPIIPLTFACSKKKSLRVGIVSRFPIPVGSGCLCGAHPSG
- the lpxA gene encoding acyl-ACP--UDP-N-acetylglucosamine O-acyltransferase, with translation MNIHPTAIVHPKATIGEDVIIGPYCVVGEHVTIGDQTELVAHVCIEGHTDIGRRCRFFPFVSIGTPPQHLQYKDEPTRVCIGDHNIIRENVTINRGTAFGSGVTRIGHHNFFMAYTHVAHDCELGNYIVMANAANLAGHVSVGNSVVIGGLVGVHQYVRIGEYAMVGGCSALGRDVPPFVRAAGGYRAQMFGLNTIALRRHGFSGARMNTLKAAFELLFRQGHRLQEAIKLARNEYGESTDVMTLLTFLESTSRGICQVSSRELDDEEE
- the fabZ gene encoding 3-hydroxyacyl-ACP dehydratase FabZ, whose protein sequence is MAESELDILQIQALLPHRYPFLLVDRILECHDATRIVGIKNVTTNEPFFQGHFPGYPIMPGVLLLEVMAQVGGVLARKTALGTGRPTVFLTGIEKAKFRRPVVPGDQLRVEVEVIRRKDPFWKMAGKILVESSLVCEAEMTAMVKVEGSEA
- the lpxI gene encoding UDP-2,3-diacylglucosamine diphosphatase LpxI (LpxI, functionally equivalent to LpxH, replaces it in LPS biosynthesis in a minority of bacteria.); translation: MISPEQDERIGLIAGNGRFPIIFADNVRRLGFSVSAIAHVGETLPELESHVDRIHWLKVGQFSKALAALKGDGIRQAVMLGGIHKTHVFTALRPDLRALAIFSRLKHWKDDAILRAVAGELEREGIQIRESTFGLEGILAKEGNLAYRKPTSKEWDDIQFGWDTLETLGKLDIGQCVVVKNRVIVAVEAVEGTDGTITRGGTLGGKGTVVVKRTKPHQDLRFDLPAVGPQTIQSMVAVKASVLAIEAGRTVVLDREEMCANARSAGIAIVGIAPTGLLQHAASSDAPPQ
- the msbA gene encoding lipid A export permease/ATP-binding protein MsbA; amino-acid sequence: MKTFWRIVSYLKGYRLRLLGAFVCSAGVAGLSAVYAWLVQPVLDGIFIERNQEMLLILPLAVLGVAILKASFAYGQGYLMSYVGHWLVSDIRQQLFIHIVRLPIRFHDANTSGRLMARVISDVNEMANAIPSVLKDIFQQGLTFVAMLSVVFYQNWKLATIVLVVLPFSSLVLVRVGRRIRKLSKRGQESIGKMASVLKEAFSGIKIVKAYGQEEKEADRFSLTNQAFRTAKVKSSQTSAMASPLLEVIGVCGVAFIIWYGGGLVIAGEMKPGEFFSFLAAMFMAYAPLRKMSGANESVQRALAGAQRVFQVLDLESELAKDEGKKILPPMAKNLEFSGVNFRYEGSDEVALHEINLTINVGEVVAFVGASGSGKTTLVSLVPRFYRPTEGAVKIDGEDIRLVDRSSLRRQIGIVSQETVLFDDTIRNNIAYGRLDASEEAVIEAARAAFAWEFIERLPQGLDTLVGENGLRLSGGQRQRLAIARAILRDPPILILDEATSALDSESEKLVQKALANLVKARTTLIIAHRLSTVQHADRIVVMNRGKIEEIGTHATLLQQGGLYTRLYQTQFLLAQPEPLPTTS
- a CDS encoding Gfo/Idh/MocA family oxidoreductase, which encodes MVLCVVSLEPLSPFSHSTTTDPYMTQSLRVGVIGVGHLGRHHARIYKTLPSVILVGVSDTDPSRGHLVADECGVSYFQDLDELLSLVDAVSVAVPTSAHGVVVTTCLQRGCHVLVEKPIASHVWEGEQLVELAKVGGTILQVGHIERFNPIVEVMRPLVNQPGFIECHRLSPFQPRGTDVDVVRDLMIHDLDLLLSLGLGPILQVEARGMPVFTDLPDIANVRILFESGCLANLTASRISTGRLRKIRVYQRDRYLSVDFGGKEAVMNTRRSLEGGTFEVESQHIKGDEGDALTRELGCFIQSILGNPSARGVSGDEGVEALRVASQVVSLIQQHAGHSPR
- the lpxB gene encoding lipid-A-disaccharide synthase, producing the protein MPKIFLVTGETSGDIHGAHLALALRELNPAVELIGVGGSRMLAAGVTLLPHVKRVDAMGVPGIRQLIQGWKTLRTLTAYLQHERFDAIILIDSPGLNLRLAKALADRSRKMIYYIAPQVWAWGSRRLTLIRRVISHVLAILPFEEAYFQKAGISCTYVGHPLLDELKPAYDIVRERQELGLKREDLVIGLLPGSRVREVREVLPAFLSSVEQIRTQHPQIQVILAQAPSLSDSMVNELLGQVKQQVKVVKGLSNEVMAASNLLLVTSGTATLQAALIGTPMVVVYRTSPLTYHIAKRLVKIPYISLVNILAGQEIVPELIQDRMTPDRIAHEALDILQDVRRQHDMIQAFQSIRTALGGAGASKRAAEFILAEATV